The proteins below come from a single Demetria terragena DSM 11295 genomic window:
- a CDS encoding ATP-binding protein, whose amino-acid sequence METYHPRIADQELVERLGYIGAVLIEGPKACGKTATATRHARTVIRLDEDQRARQLLDLAPDRLFEGSTPILFDEWQVAPLIWNRVRRQVDDRPGKGLFILTGSATPTDDASRHSGAGRFSVMKMRPMSLFESGHSNGEMSLRALLKGQPQTGLDTHLSFEELLKRIVVGGWPELVDADEASARRWLRDYLTNLVEVDIQKLGSRRDPSNLRRLLESLGRSVAQATKAAELARDVGGEGGPIAKETLTAYLNTLDRLHLLDNSPAWLPHMRSRARLRVAPVRYFADPSIGTAALGIGTSDLTYDLEALGLHYEALVIRDLRIYAQLLDARVDSWRDADGHEVDAIVSVGPNSWGAFEVKLNPKAVDEAAASLLRFKAKVDTSRQGEPSCLGVITSTGAGGLRPDGVHVIPIGAFGP is encoded by the coding sequence ATGGAGACCTACCACCCTCGAATCGCCGACCAGGAGCTCGTGGAGCGACTTGGGTACATCGGCGCGGTCCTGATTGAGGGCCCGAAGGCCTGCGGCAAGACCGCGACGGCGACCCGGCACGCCCGGACCGTCATCCGTCTCGACGAGGACCAGCGGGCTCGCCAGTTGCTGGACCTTGCCCCGGATCGGCTGTTCGAAGGCTCCACTCCGATCCTGTTCGATGAGTGGCAGGTCGCGCCGTTGATCTGGAACCGGGTCCGGCGCCAGGTGGACGATCGCCCAGGTAAGGGTCTTTTCATCCTTACCGGATCGGCGACGCCCACAGACGACGCGTCGCGACACTCAGGGGCAGGGCGCTTTTCCGTCATGAAGATGCGTCCGATGAGCCTGTTCGAGTCAGGCCACTCGAATGGAGAGATGTCGCTGCGCGCTCTCCTGAAGGGGCAGCCGCAGACGGGCCTCGACACGCACCTTTCTTTCGAGGAACTGCTCAAGCGCATCGTGGTCGGGGGATGGCCCGAACTGGTCGATGCCGACGAAGCCAGCGCCCGGCGGTGGCTTCGTGACTACCTCACCAATCTCGTCGAGGTCGACATCCAAAAGCTCGGCTCACGCCGCGACCCCTCGAACCTCCGCCGGCTCCTCGAATCCTTGGGGAGGTCCGTCGCGCAGGCCACCAAGGCCGCTGAACTCGCGAGGGACGTCGGCGGAGAGGGCGGGCCGATTGCCAAGGAAACCTTGACCGCGTACCTCAATACCCTCGATCGACTTCACCTCCTCGACAACTCCCCGGCCTGGCTTCCCCACATGAGGTCGCGCGCCCGCCTTCGCGTTGCGCCGGTTCGCTACTTCGCCGACCCGTCCATCGGCACCGCAGCGCTCGGCATCGGCACGAGCGACCTCACCTACGATCTCGAGGCGTTGGGGCTCCACTACGAAGCTCTCGTCATCCGCGACCTACGGATTTATGCCCAACTGCTCGACGCCCGCGTGGACTCCTGGCGAGACGCCGACGGCCACGAGGTCGACGCCATCGTCAGCGTCGGACCCAATTCGTGGGGAGCCTTCGAGGTCAAGCTCAACCCCAAGGCCGTCGATGAGGCGGCCGCATCACTACTGCGCTTCAAGGCCAAGGTGGACACGAGTCGGCAAGGTGAGCCGTCCTGCCTCGGCGTCATCACCAGCACCGGCGCCGGTGGCCTCCGCCCCGACGGCGTGCACGTCATCCCGATCGGGGCCTTCGGGCCCTGA